A stretch of Pseudorhodobacter turbinis DNA encodes these proteins:
- a CDS encoding PAS domain-containing sensor histidine kinase, with translation MLSNDIDLKTLIGAFDWSSTSLGPKTDWPAHIRSAVALILHAKIPMVTLWGQEGIMIYNDAYAEFALKRHPASLGAPVREAWPEVAEFNDGILKTVLAGGSTSFKDQEFSLLRKGIAEQLWLDLDYSPVIDDAGSPVGVFAIVTETTAKVKAERRLAAERDRLRQMFEQAPGFIAVLDGANHRFEITNAAYRQLIGHRDVVGLPVRNALPELVGQGFYELLDNVYNTGESFIGSAMPVLLKRSSDATAVERFVDFIFQPMRDADGYVGGIFVQGTDITERIATERALQVSERQFRTFAEAMPNHVWSAGPDGQLDWFNDRVYEYSGTARGDLDHGAWVRLLHPEDVAEAVEVWGEAVATGESYEIEFRLRRADGTWRWHLSRAEMLRDEDGEPHRWVGTNTDIEDQKRDRQQLQDSERRLRLSQQAAGIASIEIDLATDCILASDSFWTMFGLANEGPVSAKDIEALVVPEDRHLISTAQSRLTGTAALDATYRIKRASTDDIRWIARHIEVLRGQDGAPAKIYGALRDVTHEKLAEERQIMLTHELEHRIKNILATVSAIASQTLRNTDIETGRNTLSERFQALGKAHSLLSNTHWTSAVLADVVRVATVPLPVARIDLAGPFVQLGPKQALSLALAVNELGTNSLKYGALSVPEGRVNIAWSRSVSGDGEEQLRWSWTESGGPEVTAPTRRGFGRVLIEQVLAGDFNGTVRIQFDTSGVECVLEAPMPDLTSDEQDIK, from the coding sequence TAAAACCCTGATTGGAGCTTTCGACTGGTCCAGCACCTCGCTTGGACCAAAGACGGATTGGCCTGCGCATATTCGCAGTGCGGTCGCGCTGATCCTTCACGCCAAGATACCCATGGTCACGCTCTGGGGTCAGGAGGGCATCATGATCTATAATGATGCCTATGCCGAGTTTGCATTGAAAAGGCACCCTGCGTCGCTTGGGGCCCCTGTGCGCGAAGCTTGGCCCGAAGTTGCAGAGTTTAATGACGGCATTCTCAAGACCGTTTTGGCTGGTGGCTCGACGAGTTTTAAGGATCAGGAGTTTTCGCTTCTGCGCAAGGGCATTGCAGAGCAACTGTGGCTTGATCTGGACTATTCGCCCGTCATCGACGATGCGGGCAGCCCTGTCGGGGTCTTTGCGATCGTGACTGAAACAACCGCTAAGGTGAAAGCCGAACGTCGACTGGCGGCCGAGCGCGACCGTTTGCGCCAGATGTTCGAGCAAGCACCGGGTTTTATTGCCGTGCTCGATGGGGCAAATCACCGTTTCGAAATCACAAATGCCGCTTACCGACAGTTGATCGGCCATCGAGACGTTGTCGGCTTGCCTGTCCGCAACGCTTTGCCCGAGCTTGTAGGGCAGGGGTTCTACGAGTTGCTGGATAACGTTTATAACACAGGAGAGTCCTTTATCGGCTCTGCAATGCCTGTGCTTTTGAAGCGGTCTTCCGACGCCACGGCCGTCGAGCGGTTTGTTGATTTTATCTTCCAGCCAATGCGGGATGCTGATGGCTATGTCGGCGGTATTTTTGTGCAGGGCACTGATATCACTGAAAGAATTGCAACAGAACGCGCGTTGCAAGTCAGCGAGCGCCAGTTTCGCACCTTCGCCGAAGCGATGCCTAACCACGTCTGGTCTGCCGGACCGGATGGCCAACTTGATTGGTTTAACGACCGGGTCTATGAATACAGCGGGACCGCGCGGGGTGATCTGGACCATGGCGCATGGGTCAGGCTCTTGCACCCTGAAGACGTTGCCGAAGCAGTCGAGGTCTGGGGCGAGGCCGTCGCAACCGGCGAGTCTTATGAGATCGAATTTCGCCTGCGCCGGGCCGACGGGACGTGGCGCTGGCATCTGTCGCGCGCCGAGATGTTGCGCGACGAAGACGGCGAACCGCACCGCTGGGTCGGCACCAATACGGATATTGAGGACCAAAAGCGCGACCGCCAACAGCTGCAGGACAGCGAGCGGCGGCTGCGGTTGTCACAGCAGGCGGCCGGCATCGCCTCGATCGAGATCGACTTGGCGACTGACTGCATCCTTGCCTCCGACAGTTTCTGGACAATGTTCGGGCTCGCCAATGAGGGACCTGTCTCGGCAAAGGACATTGAGGCGCTGGTCGTACCAGAGGATCGTCACTTGATATCGACCGCGCAGTCTCGCCTTACCGGAACGGCCGCGTTGGACGCGACCTATCGGATCAAACGGGCTAGCACCGATGACATCCGCTGGATTGCGCGCCACATAGAAGTGCTGCGCGGCCAAGACGGTGCGCCCGCGAAGATCTATGGCGCATTGCGCGACGTGACCCATGAGAAACTTGCGGAAGAGCGCCAGATCATGCTGACACATGAACTAGAGCATCGCATCAAGAATATCTTGGCGACCGTCTCGGCGATTGCTTCGCAGACTTTGCGCAACACCGATATCGAAACCGGACGCAATACATTGAGCGAACGCTTTCAAGCTTTGGGGAAAGCGCACTCACTGCTTTCGAACACGCACTGGACGTCTGCGGTGCTCGCAGACGTGGTTCGCGTCGCCACCGTACCACTGCCCGTCGCCCGCATCGATCTTGCAGGACCCTTTGTGCAACTTGGGCCAAAGCAAGCATTGTCGCTGGCACTGGCTGTCAACGAGCTTGGGACGAACTCTTTGAAATACGGGGCGCTTTCGGTCCCCGAAGGTCGTGTCAATATCGCTTGGTCCAGATCTGTGTCCGGCGACGGCGAAGAGCAGTTGCGCTGGTCTTGGACAGAGTCAGGCGGCCCTGAGGTGACCGCGCCGACACGCCGAGGGTTTGGGCGTGTTTTGATCGAGCAAGTTCTAGCGGGCGATTTTAATGGCACTGTTCGGATCCAATTTGACACTTCGGGCGTTGAATGTGTATTGGAGGCGCCTATGCCCGACCTAACCTCAGACGAGCAGGACATAAAGTGA
- a CDS encoding response regulator, giving the protein MTLTPIVLLVEDEAIIRISTADVLRDQGWEVREAANAADALKMLEQDEDIELIFTDIDMPGATNGLGLAHVVSERWPTVQIVITSGMSQPSANELPLSATFVPKPYMVEELVIDFRTRLIA; this is encoded by the coding sequence GTGACATTAACGCCTATCGTTTTGCTAGTAGAGGATGAAGCAATCATTCGAATTTCCACCGCTGATGTCCTTAGAGATCAGGGTTGGGAGGTGCGTGAGGCGGCAAACGCCGCCGACGCTTTGAAGATGCTGGAACAGGACGAGGACATAGAGCTGATTTTTACGGACATCGATATGCCTGGGGCGACCAATGGTCTTGGCCTTGCCCATGTTGTATCCGAACGTTGGCCAACCGTACAAATCGTTATCACCTCCGGCATGAGCCAGCCATCAGCTAACGAACTTCCGCTTAGTGCCACCTTTGTCCCCAAGCCTTACATGGTCGAGGAGCTTGTCATCGACTTTCGCACGCGCCTGATTGCATGA
- a CDS encoding MFS transporter: MNTSDPQPAYRWVVVTAAALILAVSMGAIVNGMSAFIIPMQENFGWSRGDTTLINFAGILGLAFGGLVMGPQADRRGTRPVVLFGVIVLGLCYVLASVLTSLWQFYLLFFIAGFFGAGAIFPPVMAAVGNWFFVGAGMAIGIASAGQALGQGAVPFVSSMLIASLGIKGAFAAIGAFMLATMIPLSFLLRQPPALSAAQTNTRNATPQAELPTNVVILYLSAAIILCCTCMAVPLMHLVPLIQDRGFAPEQAGSVIFVMLIVAILGRLAFGKLADIIGALPAYMTATAWMTLMVFGFTYVERLSTFYVYAVIYGFGYAGVMTGVLVSIRVLVSPAHRASAFGIVTMFGWFGHAIGGYQGGALYDLTGNYTASYAVAALAGVLNLVIVSNLLRKQRRLAYQPACRNR, from the coding sequence ATGAACACTTCAGATCCCCAGCCCGCATACCGTTGGGTTGTTGTGACCGCAGCAGCCCTGATCTTGGCGGTGTCCATGGGCGCGATCGTCAATGGCATGTCCGCCTTTATCATCCCCATGCAAGAAAACTTTGGGTGGAGCAGGGGTGACACGACCCTGATCAACTTTGCAGGCATTCTGGGCCTCGCCTTTGGCGGCTTGGTCATGGGGCCACAAGCGGACCGTCGCGGCACCCGCCCGGTTGTCTTGTTCGGTGTAATCGTGCTGGGGCTTTGCTATGTTCTAGCCTCTGTTTTGACCTCACTTTGGCAGTTTTACCTGCTGTTTTTCATCGCGGGCTTCTTTGGTGCCGGTGCCATCTTTCCGCCGGTTATGGCGGCAGTGGGCAATTGGTTTTTTGTCGGTGCGGGTATGGCCATCGGCATCGCCTCTGCGGGCCAAGCCTTGGGCCAAGGGGCGGTTCCGTTTGTTTCCTCGATGCTTATCGCTTCGCTTGGCATCAAAGGTGCCTTTGCTGCGATCGGGGCGTTTATGCTTGCCACGATGATCCCGCTCAGCTTTCTATTGCGCCAACCGCCCGCGCTAAGTGCTGCGCAAACCAACACCCGGAACGCAACACCGCAGGCCGAATTGCCGACAAATGTCGTAATCCTATACCTGAGCGCGGCAATCATTCTGTGTTGCACCTGTATGGCCGTACCATTGATGCATCTTGTCCCGCTCATCCAGGATCGCGGCTTTGCGCCAGAGCAAGCGGGCAGCGTGATATTCGTGATGCTGATTGTGGCCATCCTGGGCCGTTTGGCCTTTGGCAAGCTGGCAGATATAATCGGCGCCCTGCCCGCCTATATGACCGCAACCGCATGGATGACGCTGATGGTCTTCGGCTTTACTTATGTCGAGCGCCTCAGCACCTTTTATGTTTACGCAGTCATCTATGGCTTTGGATATGCAGGCGTGATGACGGGCGTTCTTGTGTCGATCCGGGTGCTTGTCTCGCCCGCGCACCGGGCTTCGGCCTTTGGCATCGTAACCATGTTCGGCTGGTTCGGCCATGCCATCGGCGGATACCAAGGCGGCGCGCTGTACGATCTAACGGGTAATTATACAGCATCTTACGCCGTGGCCGCCCTGGCGGGGGTTCTAAATCTGGTTATCGTAAGCAATTTGCTGCGCAAACAAAGGCGTTTGGCCTATCAGCCCGCTTGCCGCAATCGCTAA